The uncultured Celeribacter sp. genome includes the window TCTCCCCGGATGCAACTTTCCCGTCGCCTCGAAGGGCTTTCCCCGGCTGGGGACGGTTCTCGTTGTCGGGGAACTTGCGCGCTGTATAGTGCGGATCGCGAACAGAGGAAAGAGAAAATGCGTAAACGGATCGTGAGTGCCCTGACTGCCTTGGCCCTGCTGGCCCCGATGGGGGGCTTTGCAGAGGGCGAAAAAGCCGGGGATTTTGACTATTATGTCCTGTCGCTGTCATGGTCCCCCACATGGTGTGCGCTGGAAGGCGACGCACGGCAATCGCCGCAATGCGATCAGGATTTTGGCTGGGTGCTGCACGGGCTCTGGCCGCAGTATGAACGCGGCTGGCCCTCCTATTGTCACACCACTGCGCGCGATCCGTCCCGTCGTCAAACCGCTGCCATGGCCGACATCATGGGCACGACCGGGGCGGCGTGGTATCAATGGAAGAAACACGGGCGCTGTTCCGGTCTTTCGGCGCAGCAATATCTGGACACCGCACGCGCCGCCTATGACAAAATCACCCGCCCGGAGGTGTTTCGCAAACTGACCAAGAATGTCGAACTGCCTGCTGCGCTGGTCGAAGAAGCCTTCATCAAAGAGAATGACGGGCTGGACGCCGATGAAATCACCGTCACCTGTCAGGCCGCCCGCATTCAGGAGGTGCGCATCTGCCTGACGCAGGATCTCACACCCCGGCACTGTGGCGCGGATGTCATCCGAGATTGCACGCTGGACGACGCGCTGTTGCAAAGCATCAAATAGGCTGTGCGCAAACTGTCGGCGCGGGTTTGATCTCCATCATATCATGCATCTTGAATATATGTTTTTATTGTCCCGTAGCCCGGATGGGCAAAGTGACATGAAGAGGGGGACCTATGACCAACAAAACCTGCGCCAACGCCATCGCCCGCGTTCTCGCCGACAGCTATATGCTTTATATGAAAGCGCATAATTTCCACTGGAACGTGGAAGGACCGCGTTTCATCAGCCTGCATGCGATGTTTGAAGACCAATACAGCGATCTGGCAGATGCGATGGACGACTTGGCCGAACGCATTCGTGCTCTGGGCGAATATGCGCCCGGAACACATGCGCAATTTGCCGCGCTCACCAGCATCACGGAGACCGAAGAACAGCTGTCTGCCGAAGACATGTTGCGGGAAACGGTGCGCGACTATGAAACCATTTGCGACACGCTCAAAGCCGGGATGGAACTGGCCGACGATCAGGGCGACGATGTGACGTCCGGCATGCTCGCCGACCGGCTGGAACATCATCAGAAACAGCTCTGGATGATGCGCAGCCTGTTGAAATAAGGCATACCTTGCCCGCGCAGACGGCCCGCCACCGGCGGGCTGTTCCGCTTTGACCTATGCGACCTGCAAGACAATCTTGCCGATATGGGCGTTGCTTTCGAGATAGGCATGCGCCTTGGCAGCCTCGTCGAGCGCAAAGCTGCTGTCCATCACCGGCCCGACCTGCCCGGCTTCGATCAGAGGCCAGACCTTGTTCAGAAGGGCCTTGGCAATGCGTGCCTTGGCGGCATCCGACTGCGGTCGCAGCGTCGATCCCGTCAGGGTCAGCCGCCGCAGCATCACCTGAGCAAAATTCACCTCGGCCTTGGAGCCCTGCAGGAAAGCGATATTGACCAGCCGGCCTTCCATTGCCAGCGCTCTGATATTGCGCGGGATATAATCGCCCCCGACCATGTCGAGAATCAGATTGGCACCGCCCGCTCCACGCAGGATCTCGACGAAATCCTCTTCGCGATAGTTGATCGCACGCGCGGCCCCCAGCCCTTCGCAGGCTTTGCATTTCTCAGCGCTCCCCGCCGTGGCAAAGACCGTCGCCCCAAAGGCACGGGCCAGCTGGATCGCGGTCGTCCCGATCCCGGAAGACCCACCATGTACTAAAAAGCGCTCCCCGGTCTGCAGACCGCCACGCATGAAGACATTCGACCAGACGGTGAAAAAGGTTTCCGGCAGGCAGGCGGCCTCCTTCAGGGATAATCCTTTGGGCACCGGCAGCGCATGCGCAGCAGGTGTCGCGACATATTCGGCATAGCCGCCACCGGGCAAAAGCGCACAGACCTGATCGCCAACCTTGAGATCATCCACGGCGGCCCCCACCGCCACAACCTCGCCCGAGGCCTCAAGCCCCGGCAGATCTGATGCCTCCGGCGGCGGATCGTACAGACCGGCCCGCTGCAACGCGTCGGGTCGGTTCACCCCGGCAAAGGCCACCTTGAGGACAATCTCGTCGGCTTTGGGCGCGGGCACCGGACGAGTGCAACTGGCCAGCACCTCAGGCCCGCCGTGCGTGGTGATTTCAATCGCGGTCATCGTCTCCGGAAGGGAGGCCGGTTTGGGGCTCATTGTGTCTGCTCCTCCTGTGTCGGTGTCTCGTCAGTTGCGGCGGCTGCGTCACTGGCGGCCTGTGTCCCCGGAACATCCGTGCGCCCGGCCCCCGCCGGGGCCTTGATCATGCTCAGCATGGCGTTGGGCAGCGCAAACATCGCTGACAACGCCTTGTTGTCGCGCACTTTGGCCTTGGTTTTCTCGAACTGCATCACATCGTCAATACGGCGATCCAGAAAGGCACGGGTGTCAGAGAACCCTTCGCTGTCATCGCCCAGCCAGAACAGGACCGTTGAGGCAAACACACCCGCCAATGTCGCGCGTTTCGTGTACCAGTTCACATCGGCCGACATATCGCCCAGCGCCGTCCAGATCGCATCGGCGGTTTCCCAGACCAGCCGCGTTCCCTCGGGCGCATAGACCGGCAGGGAAAACAGCGACATGCCGCGACGGACAACCTCGCGGTCGACCGATTGCAGACGCAGCCAGACGGCATGGGCAATCCGGTCGCGAAAGCGCATCTGTGACAGCTCGGCGGCATTTAGTGCGGCGACCATGTCGCGGTCTCCGCGTTTGTGATATGCAGCCGCCAGATCGATCGATCCGCGCGGCGCCGCGACCCGAGCCAGCGCCTCGGACACGCCCGAATCAGCGATAGCGGCCTTGAAGGTTTCAGGCCCCCAGCCATCGAAAACGACCTGCGGCAGGGCCGCGTCGAGCAGTTTTTCACGGGTTGGATCGGGATAAGCGGTGGTTGGCATCGAATACATCCTCCTGAGGCTTGGCGGCATAGTAGACAAGCTAGCCCGGCTTTGCTATACGGCCACCTCCTGCAATTTTTGCAAATCTAACTTAGGAAGGTGGTGACACCACATGCAGGTTAGCGTTCGTGACAATAACGTCGATCAGGCACTTCGTGCTCTGAAAAAGAAACTTCAACGTGAAGGCGTTTTCCGTGAAATGAAGCTCAAGCAGCATTTCGAAAAACCCTCCGTGAAGAAAGCGCGCGAGAAGGCAGAAGCCATCCGTCGTGCCCGCAAGCTGGCTCGTAAAAAAGCTCAGCGCGAAGGTCTCCTCTAAGACGAGGTTCGACGTTTCGGACGGTCCCTTATGGGACATATAAAAATTCAACCCCCGGAAGCTGAAACGCCTCCGGGGGTTTGTTTTGTGGTCTGTTTTGCTATGGACAACGGCGGCAGCGACAACAGCCGCGACCGCCTGGACGGATCAGCGCTTGCGCACCGGCACCGCGCTGCCCCCCTTATGCGAGGCTTTCACACGCGGCTTGCGCGGGGGTTTGCCACCCTCCTCACCTTTGCCAGCCGCCTTTGCGGACGGTTTGCCAGAGTATTTCCCAGCAGGCTTGCCGCCAGGCTTGCCCCCTTTGGCATGGGCAGGCTTGCCACCCTCAGATCCGTGACGGGGCTTGCGCTCTTTGCGTGCGGGTTTGGCGGCGCTGTGCACGGCCTCGTCGCGTTCTTTGCGCGGCGGTTTTTCAAACTTTTCGTATTTGGGCTTGTCCGCAGACGGGCGCCCTTTCGGCGCACCAGCCTCATCGCGGGGTCGCTCATGACGGGGTTTGTCATAAGCTTTGTCAAAGGACTTTGCGCCGCGCGGCTTTTGCGGGCGTCCTGCCGGGCTGCGCCGCGCACCGGCGGGCGCCTTGCTGAAGGTCGGCGTGCCCTCCACAGGCGTCACATAGACTTCATCTTCCAGCTCGCCATTGGCGCCAAGACGGTTCAGGAAATCCGGCAGCGCCGGAGCGGACAGTTCCACAAAGGTTTCCCGGTCCTCCATGCGGATCTTGCCGATCTTGCTTTTGTCCAGATTGCCCGCACGGCACAAAAGCGGCAGCAACCAGCGCGGCTCCGCCCCTTTGTCACGACCGACCGACAGGGACACCCAGACCGACGGACCAAAGGCTGCGCGGGCATCCTGCGGACGCTTCGCGGTATGCACGTTCAGTTCCTCGGGGGCCGAAAGCCCCGCACGATAGAGGCGCAGACAGGCGGCCGCCACCTGTTCCGGACTGAAGCGCTCCAGAAGCTTTCCAGCAAAGGCCGTGTCGGCCTCTTCCAAGGGCGCCTCCCAGGCGGGATCGTCCATGATGCGCTGTTCGTCGAGCGCATAGATTTCTTCTGCGGTAGGCGCGTATTTCCATTCCGCATCGATCTTGGCCCATTTCAGCAGACGGGCGGCCTTTTTGGACACATTGTCAGGCGCAATCAGGACAGAAGTCCCCTTGCGACCGGCACGGCCCGTGCGGCCCGAACGGTGCAGCAACCCTTCGGTGTTGGTTGGCAGATCGGCGTGAATCACCAGTTCGAGATTGGGCAGATCGATGCCGCGTGCCGCCACATCGGTCGCAACGCAGACACGGGCGCGCCCGTCGCGCAGCGCCTGCAGCGCATGCGAACGTTCGTCCTGGCTGAGTTCGCCGGAGAGGCTGACCACCGAAAACCCGCGATTGGAAAACCGCGCGGTCAGCCGTGCAACAGCCGCGCGGGTGTTGGCAAAAACGATCGAGGTCTGGCTGTCGTGAAAGCGCAGCAGGTTGATGATCGCATGTTCCGCATCGCGCGGAGCACATTGGATCACCTGATAGGCGATGTCGCTGTGCTGACTTTTCTCGCTGATCGTGGTGATGCGGATCGCGTCGCGCTGATAAGTCTTGGCGATCTCGGCGATGGATTTCGACACGGTGGCCGAAAACAGCAGCGTGCGACGGTCTTCCGGCGCTTCGCCCAGCATGAATTCCAGATCCTCGCGAAAGCCCAGATCCAGCATTTCATCGGCTTCATCCAGCACAATGGCGCGAATGTCGGCCAGATCAAGCGCCCCGCGGGTGATATGGTCGCGCAGACGCCCCGGCGTGCCGACCACGATATGCGCCCCACGTTCCAGAGCGCGCCGTTCGGTCCGCGCATCCATCCCACCGATACAGGTCGCAATCCGCGCCCCGGTTTTGCCGTAAAGCCACATCAGTTCGCGGCTGACCTGCATCGCCAGTTCCCGTGTCGGTGCGATGACCAGCGCCAAGGGAGCCGCCGCCGGGCCAAAACGGTCCTCCCCGGCCAGCAGGGTGTCAGCGATGGCCAAGCCAAAGCCCACGGTTTTACCGGACCCGGTCTGGGCAGAGACCAAAAGGTCCGCTGCAGCCAAAGTCGGATCGGTGACGGCCTGCTGCACGTCAGTGAGCGTGTCAAACCCGCGCTCGGCGAGGGCTTCGGAAAGGGGGGTAATCATGAGGGAAGTGTCCAGATAGGCGGCGCGCAATTGTCAGGCGCAAAGATGGGACCCTCTACCGGAGAAATCCGCTCCTGTCCACTGTCTGTGCCCTCAAGGGGCGGAAAACTTGCCATCCGACGTCAAAACGCAGGGTCATCAACAGCCGATCAGCCGGGGCCACACCTTTGTAAAAGGACAGGGCGCAGGAGATCCTGCGCCCTGTAGCAACCAGGGCCTTCAAGGGGTGCCCCGGTCGGGAGGAGCTTAGAAAAAGCCAAGCTTGTTGGGGTTGTAGCTGACCAACATGTTTTTGGTCTGCTGGTAGTGGTCGAGCATCATCTTGTGGTTCTCGCGCCCGACGCCCGATTGCTTGTACCCACCAAAGGCCGCATGAGCCGGATAGGCGTGGTAGTTGTTGACCCAGACACGCCCGGCCTGAATGTGACGCCCGAAGCGGTAGCAGGTGTTCATATCCCGCGACCAGACACCGGCCCCGAGGCCATACATCGTGTCATTGGCGATATGGAGCGCCTCTTCTTCGTCCTTGAAGGTGGTGACGGAAACCACCGGGCCGAAGATTTCCTCCTGGAACACGCGCATCTTGTTGTGCCCTTTGAGGATCGTCGGCTGGATGTAATAACCGCCCGCCAGATCACCATCGAAACGGGCCGCATCGCCGCCGGTCAACACTTCGGCGCCTTCTTCGCGCCCGATCGTGAGGTAGGACAGGATCTTTTCCTGCTGCTCAGAGCTGGCCTGCGCGCCCACCATCGTGTTGATGTCGCGCGGGTCGCCCTGTTTGATGGCTTTCACACGGGCGATGCAGCGCTCCATGAAGGCCTCATAGATGTCTTCCTGAATGAGCGCGCGGCTCGGGCAGGTGCAGACCTCACCCTGGTTGAAGGCAAAGAGCACAAAGCCCTCAACCGCCTTATCGAGGAAGGCATCGTCTTCGCGCATCACGTCGGAAAAGAAGATGTTCGGGGATTTCCCGCCCAGCTCCAGCGTCACCGGGATCAGATTCTCCGTGGCATATTGCATGATCATCCGCCCGGTCTGGGTCGAACCGGTAAAGGCGATTTTGGCAATGCGCGGGCTGCGCGCCAGCGGGGCACCGACCTCGGCACCATAGCCGTTGACGATGTTGAGCACACCGTCGGGCAGCAGGTCGGCGATCAGCTCCATCAAAACCATGATCGCCGCCGGTGTCTGTTCCGCCGGTTTCAGCACGATGCAGTTGCCCGCCGCCAGCGCCGGGGCCAGTTTCCACGCCGCCATCAGCACCGAAAAGTTCCACGGGATGATCTGACCGACCACGCCCAGAGGTTCATGATAGTGATAGGCCACAGTGTCCGCGTCGATTTCGGACATGGTGCCTTCCTGACCGCGCAGCACCCCGGCGAAATACCGGAAATGGTCAACCGACAACGGAATATCGGCAGCCGTGGTTTCCCGGATCGGCTTGCCGTTGTCCCATGTCTCGGCGATGGCAATGGTTTCCAGATTCTCTTCGATCCGGTCGGCGATCTTCAGCAGGATATTGGAACGTTCCGCCGCCGAAGTCGCCCCCCAGCCCGCCTTGGCCGCATGGGCCGCATCCAGCGCCAGCTCCACATCCGCCGCATCAGAGCGGGCAACTTCGCACACTTTTGCCCCAGTGATTGGTGTGGTGTTGTCAAAATAGCGTCCATTGACCGGCGGGGTGAACTTGCCGCCGATGTAGTTGTCATAGCGCTGCTTGAACGGCGACGCATAGGCCACATTGGTTTCGTTCTGTACGTTCATTCTTGTCTCCTCCAGCAAAACGCCAGCGTCCTCCACGCCGGCTTCGAAGACAGAATGAGCGCTCAGTTGCCCTGCGTCAGCCCCGGGGCGGGACGCTGCGATGCGGCAATGTCTCACCGCTGAGACATGTTCGGATCAGTTTTCAACCTCATCGCCGATGCCAAGGCGTTTCATCCGCCGATAGAGCGTCGCCCGACCTATGCCCAGCGCCCGGGCCGCCGCCGACATATTGCCCCCGGCGCGGGCGATGGCCCGCCGCAACGCCGCCCGTTCCGCCCGTTCCAGCGCGGTCATGGTGCTGTCACGGCCCAGAATGTCCGAGGCGGGTTGGGGCCGGATCTGCGCGCCGCGTCCAAGGCCGAACATCCGGCGTGCCGCCCGTGTCGCCCCGACAATCAGATCGTCGTGATCCACCGCCAACAGAACCGCGCCTTCGGGGCGCTCTTCCGGGGCCGTGATGATCCGGGCCTTCGGGAATGCGGTGCGAAATGCATCGGTTTCGATCTGCCGCGCCGTCTGCGCCACGACATTGGCGATCAAACGCGTATAGGCTTCGGTCTGATCGGCCCGGCAGGACGACACATCGAGCGCCGCGATTAACTCCCCATCGGGGCCGAAGATCGGCGCATCCATGCAGGACATGATGGTGTTGCGGCTCATGAAATGCTCATCGCCATGGATGATCACCTGTCGCGCCTCTGCCAGACAGGTGCCAATGCCATTGGTGCCCTCGGCCTCTTCCGACCAGTCGGCGCCCACAGTCAGGCCCCAGGCGTCAAAGGTTTCTGCGTCTCCATCCTTGGAACGCTGGTCCAGAATGGCGCCTTCGCGGTCGGTCATCAGCACCGAACAACCGGTGTTGCCAACCATCTGAAAAAGTTGATCCAGTTTCGGCGAGGCCACCGCCATAAAGGCCCCAAGCCGGTCGCGCCGGTCCTGTAGCTCTGCCTGAGAATAGCGGCGCGGTGCAGCGCGATGTTCCGGGTCAAGGCCATGTTTCATCACGGATCGTCTCCAGCTCGCGGTCAGCCGCGTGCCGACAGACCCCGATTCCACGACAGAAATCACATGTTCCGCATGATGTGTGCGCATGATGTGCCACCTCCTCCCAAACGCGGCAGGCATGATCCTTACCACAGATCCGACCTATTCACCAAATCAACTTCGTGACAGGCCGGGCGCGTTCACACAGGCAGCGCGGTGGTCTTGAACACCGTTCGCATGGCGAAAGAGGACTGCATGGTCTGCACACCGGGCAGCGCCACCAAACGGCGGTGCAGCTCTGCGAAATGTTCAGTGTCAGAGGCCACGACCTTGAGAATATAATCGGCCTTCCCCGCCATCAGATGGCATTCCAGCACATCCGGGACGCTGCGCACCGCGCGTTCAAACGCTTCGAGGATCTCATCTGCCTGGCTGCTCAGCGTCACTTCGACGAAAACCGTGGCGCGCCGGTCCAGATGCCGCGGGTCAAGCAGCGCGACATAATCGCGAATGATGCCTTCGCTTTCCAGCCGCTGCACGCGGCGGTGACAGGCCGAACTCGACACATTGGCCTCTTGCGCCAAGTCGGCATTCGAAATGCGCCCCTTACGCTGCAAAATCCGCAGAATCCGGCGATCCGTTTCATCCATTTTCGCCATCTGGCATCCTGTCCCGCTTCAAGGTCTCGTTTCGCAACAAACTCCCATGAAACTTTTTCCTGGGCAAGGCGCGACGGAAACCACGCGACCTTTCGTAATATGTCTGTGTCCCCCAAGACGTGGCACCCTTATGCCACGAGAAAGGCCCACCGGATCCCCGGTGGGCCTTTTGCCATTTCACACGCGATTGGCTTACTTTTTCAAAGCGTCGCGAATTTCCAAAAGCACCTCAAGCTCGGTCGGACCGGCGGGTTCGGCAGCTGCAGGGGCCTCTTCCTCTTTGCGCTCTGCGGCCTCTTTGACCTTGTTCACATAGCGCACCAGCATGAACACGACGAAAGCGATGATCAGGAAGTTGATGACCGCCATCAAAAACGATCCATAGGCAAAGACCGACACGCCCGCCTCGCGCGCCGCCTCAAGCGATGTGCCCGGCGCTACATCCCCGGTGATCACGACATAGCGGTTGGTGAAATCAAGCCCGCCCGTGAAAATCCCGATGATCGGGTTGATCAGATCGGCAACCATGGATTTGACGATGGCCGTAAAGGCCGCCCCAACAATGATCCCGACCGCCATGTCCATGACATTGCCCTTGGCAATGAACGCTTTGAATTCCTTGAGCATATCTCTTGTCCTAAATTGCACCAGTCCCCGCCGTGCCTAAAAACACGGCCCTGCACATTGCATAGCACAGTGGCGCACATGCCCCAGCAGTTTTTTCGCGGGCAAAATACACTAGGTTGCTAAACGAACCGTTCCATCACCGTCCCAGCAGGAG containing:
- a CDS encoding GAF domain-containing protein, with amino-acid sequence MRTHHAEHVISVVESGSVGTRLTASWRRSVMKHGLDPEHRAAPRRYSQAELQDRRDRLGAFMAVASPKLDQLFQMVGNTGCSVLMTDREGAILDQRSKDGDAETFDAWGLTVGADWSEEAEGTNGIGTCLAEARQVIIHGDEHFMSRNTIMSCMDAPIFGPDGELIAALDVSSCRADQTEAYTRLIANVVAQTARQIETDAFRTAFPKARIITAPEERPEGAVLLAVDHDDLIVGATRAARRMFGLGRGAQIRPQPASDILGRDSTMTALERAERAALRRAIARAGGNMSAAARALGIGRATLYRRMKRLGIGDEVEN
- the rpsU gene encoding 30S ribosomal protein S21 is translated as MQVSVRDNNVDQALRALKKKLQREGVFREMKLKQHFEKPSVKKAREKAEAIRRARKLARKKAQREGLL
- the mscL gene encoding large conductance mechanosensitive channel protein MscL, encoding MLKEFKAFIAKGNVMDMAVGIIVGAAFTAIVKSMVADLINPIIGIFTGGLDFTNRYVVITGDVAPGTSLEAAREAGVSVFAYGSFLMAVINFLIIAFVVFMLVRYVNKVKEAAERKEEEAPAAAEPAGPTELEVLLEIRDALKK
- a CDS encoding Lrp/AsnC family transcriptional regulator produces the protein MAKMDETDRRILRILQRKGRISNADLAQEANVSSSACHRRVQRLESEGIIRDYVALLDPRHLDRRATVFVEVTLSSQADEILEAFERAVRSVPDVLECHLMAGKADYILKVVASDTEHFAELHRRLVALPGVQTMQSSFAMRTVFKTTALPV
- a CDS encoding ribonuclease T2, whose protein sequence is MRKRIVSALTALALLAPMGGFAEGEKAGDFDYYVLSLSWSPTWCALEGDARQSPQCDQDFGWVLHGLWPQYERGWPSYCHTTARDPSRRQTAAMADIMGTTGAAWYQWKKHGRCSGLSAQQYLDTARAAYDKITRPEVFRKLTKNVELPAALVEEAFIKENDGLDADEITVTCQAARIQEVRICLTQDLTPRHCGADVIRDCTLDDALLQSIK
- a CDS encoding DNA starvation/stationary phase protection protein, with the protein product MTNKTCANAIARVLADSYMLYMKAHNFHWNVEGPRFISLHAMFEDQYSDLADAMDDLAERIRALGEYAPGTHAQFAALTSITETEEQLSAEDMLRETVRDYETICDTLKAGMELADDQGDDVTSGMLADRLEHHQKQLWMMRSLLK
- a CDS encoding COQ9 family protein, giving the protein MPTTAYPDPTREKLLDAALPQVVFDGWGPETFKAAIADSGVSEALARVAAPRGSIDLAAAYHKRGDRDMVAALNAAELSQMRFRDRIAHAVWLRLQSVDREVVRRGMSLFSLPVYAPEGTRLVWETADAIWTALGDMSADVNWYTKRATLAGVFASTVLFWLGDDSEGFSDTRAFLDRRIDDVMQFEKTKAKVRDNKALSAMFALPNAMLSMIKAPAGAGRTDVPGTQAASDAAAATDETPTQEEQTQ
- the adh gene encoding aldehyde dehydrogenase — translated: MNVQNETNVAYASPFKQRYDNYIGGKFTPPVNGRYFDNTTPITGAKVCEVARSDAADVELALDAAHAAKAGWGATSAAERSNILLKIADRIEENLETIAIAETWDNGKPIRETTAADIPLSVDHFRYFAGVLRGQEGTMSEIDADTVAYHYHEPLGVVGQIIPWNFSVLMAAWKLAPALAAGNCIVLKPAEQTPAAIMVLMELIADLLPDGVLNIVNGYGAEVGAPLARSPRIAKIAFTGSTQTGRMIMQYATENLIPVTLELGGKSPNIFFSDVMREDDAFLDKAVEGFVLFAFNQGEVCTCPSRALIQEDIYEAFMERCIARVKAIKQGDPRDINTMVGAQASSEQQEKILSYLTIGREEGAEVLTGGDAARFDGDLAGGYYIQPTILKGHNKMRVFQEEIFGPVVSVTTFKDEEEALHIANDTMYGLGAGVWSRDMNTCYRFGRHIQAGRVWVNNYHAYPAHAAFGGYKQSGVGRENHKMMLDHYQQTKNMLVSYNPNKLGFF
- a CDS encoding DEAD/DEAH box helicase; amino-acid sequence: MITPLSEALAERGFDTLTDVQQAVTDPTLAAADLLVSAQTGSGKTVGFGLAIADTLLAGEDRFGPAAAPLALVIAPTRELAMQVSRELMWLYGKTGARIATCIGGMDARTERRALERGAHIVVGTPGRLRDHITRGALDLADIRAIVLDEADEMLDLGFREDLEFMLGEAPEDRRTLLFSATVSKSIAEIAKTYQRDAIRITTISEKSQHSDIAYQVIQCAPRDAEHAIINLLRFHDSQTSIVFANTRAAVARLTARFSNRGFSVVSLSGELSQDERSHALQALRDGRARVCVATDVAARGIDLPNLELVIHADLPTNTEGLLHRSGRTGRAGRKGTSVLIAPDNVSKKAARLLKWAKIDAEWKYAPTAEEIYALDEQRIMDDPAWEAPLEEADTAFAGKLLERFSPEQVAAACLRLYRAGLSAPEELNVHTAKRPQDARAAFGPSVWVSLSVGRDKGAEPRWLLPLLCRAGNLDKSKIGKIRMEDRETFVELSAPALPDFLNRLGANGELEDEVYVTPVEGTPTFSKAPAGARRSPAGRPQKPRGAKSFDKAYDKPRHERPRDEAGAPKGRPSADKPKYEKFEKPPRKERDEAVHSAAKPARKERKPRHGSEGGKPAHAKGGKPGGKPAGKYSGKPSAKAAGKGEEGGKPPRKPRVKASHKGGSAVPVRKR
- a CDS encoding NAD(P)H-quinone oxidoreductase; amino-acid sequence: MSPKPASLPETMTAIEITTHGGPEVLASCTRPVPAPKADEIVLKVAFAGVNRPDALQRAGLYDPPPEASDLPGLEASGEVVAVGAAVDDLKVGDQVCALLPGGGYAEYVATPAAHALPVPKGLSLKEAACLPETFFTVWSNVFMRGGLQTGERFLVHGGSSGIGTTAIQLARAFGATVFATAGSAEKCKACEGLGAARAINYREEDFVEILRGAGGANLILDMVGGDYIPRNIRALAMEGRLVNIAFLQGSKAEVNFAQVMLRRLTLTGSTLRPQSDAAKARIAKALLNKVWPLIEAGQVGPVMDSSFALDEAAKAHAYLESNAHIGKIVLQVA